The genomic segment GCTTCGCAACATCTTCCTTTTCGGAACAGATTTCGGATTTCGTGATCATGGAAGGCACCACTCCAGGCGATCCGTGTACATGGAGAGCGAGGACGAAACCATCGGTACAGAGCTTCAAAAGGGAGCGAACAAAGTCTTCCAACAAACGAATACCTTCAAGGTAAAAGGCGTAAACGATAGCGTAGTTTTTACGACTCCCATCTATTTCACCGCGAAAAGAGCCGTCGAAGGTCTTATTGAGGCAACGCTAGCAGTATCATCGGCCTATAAGTTTTTTAACTGCGCAGACGGCGCAGCGATTGAAGGCTCAACCTGGATAACCGAAGCTCAATTCAACGATGCGATATTAGATCTGGGTGATAAAAACGAGAGAGCTCGCGTTCTGAAAAAACTGTTCTGCAACGAATCACAAGCCATCTCACTCGAGAACTTAGAAAACACCCTCGACGTAACTTGTGAAAAGCTGAGTCAACTCGCAAAAAAAATTGAGGGAATGATAAAGAGCCAACGCGTCAGAGGGAAGAAAGACATTACGAGACTGTCCTCTGGAATCAGTCGCTACTTAGAAGGGGAATTAATTCAAAGCGATCCAGGGTTCTATTACATGATACGAGGCGCCGTCAGGCACCATCTCTATGCTGGGTTCGCACACGCCCTTGCCATGAACGACGAAGGCGATGTTGCGGCTTATCTCGATCGCTGGAAGAAGAGCTTTACAGATTCAATGGCCGCTCTACCCGAACACTTCAAATCTGTCACCAGTAAACGCTACTCACTGAATGATGATCCATGGGTTCGGCAATCCATTAACGACCCAGAATAGCGACCAAGGGTTGCTAAATCCAAGGGGATTTCCATAACTGGATCCCCTACCCCAAAACTGGCACACCTTTCGCAACACCTCCCTCAAAGCACGGCAAACCGTCAAAAAACGTAAGCGCCCATAAATTAGCACCTACATTCGGTTATCAAGATTGCCCACACTGATTTCCTCGTCAACATCAGGAGGAATCAGCATGACACACGCCGAACGCAAGCGTCTCTGGCAGCAACATATCGAAGACTGGCAGGCGTCCGGTTTGTCCGGCATGGCCTACTGCCAGCAGCAGTCACTGACCTATTGTCGCTTTGTTTACTGGCGCAAAAAGCTGGCTGAGCCGGAGACCGTGATTGCGGAGCGCCCGGCTGGGCTCTCTGGCTTTGCCAAGGTGGCGGCGTTGCCTGGCCCGAAATCGTCGGAAGGCTTAACCGTGTCGTTGCCCGGTGGTGTCTCGATCACCGGGCTGCACGCCGGTAATGTGGAGTTACTCGGTGCCGTGCTGAGGCAACTGTAATGCGCCATCGGTACCTTCGCCCCTCCTGGGATCTGCCAGAGATTTACTTGTATCGTCAGCCGATTGATTTCCGCAAGCAGGCCAACGGATTGGCACTGATTGTCGAGCAGGAGTTAGGCCATAATCCGTTCTCCGGCGCGCTTTTCGCCTTCACCAACCGGCAGCGCAACAAGATCAAGTGCCTGATGTGGGAAGACAACGGCTTCGTGCTCTACTACAAGTCTTTGGCTGAAGAAAAATTCAAATGGCCGGGCCCAGAGGATGAGCTGATGTCGCTGAACGGCGAGCAGATCAATTGGTTGCTGGACGGCTACGACATCACCCTGCTTAAGGGCCATAAAACTCTGTATTATGAGAGTGTTGGATAGCACTTTTTAAGTGTGTCAGGGCGTTGTTTTTGCTATAATTTCAGCATGAAAACAACGCCTGATAACACCTCCAAAACACCCGATTTCAGCGGTCTCTCCACCGCTGAAATGCTGGCTGTTATCAGCGATATGCAAGAACAACTGGCCGCAAAAGAAGCCGAGCTTCAGCAGCGCGACCAAGCGGCCAAAGCACGTGAAAGCTACATCGCCATTCTCGAAGAGTTGCTGCGCTACAAAAAGATCCAGCAATTCGCAGCCAGCAGCGAAAAGCAGCCCAGCCAGATCACTCTATTCGACGAAGCCGAACTGGAAGTCGGGATTGACGAGCTACGCGATGAGTTGCCTGAGGATGTTGAAGAGGCCGAGGCACCGCCGCGTTCCCGCAAACGCCGTCAACGTGGCTTCTCCGACACGCTCTTGCGTGAGCGTATTGAGCTGACCCTTAGTGACGAAGAGAAAGCCGGAGCCAGCAAGACCTTCTTCACCAAGGTGAAAGAAGAGCTGGAGTACATTCCCGCACAGTTGAAGGTGCTGGAATACTGGCAGGAAAAAGCCGTCTTCGAGCAGGGTGGCCAGGAGCATATTGTGGCTGCACCGCGCTCAGCCCACCCACTGGGCAAATGCATTGCGACCCCGTCACTGCTGGCTTACCTGATTACCTCCAAATACGCCGACGGCCTGCCCTTGTACCGCCAGGAGCAAATGCTCAAGCGCCTGGGACACGAAGTCAGCCGAACCAGCATGGCGCACTGGATCATCCGCCTGAACGACGTGTTCAAACCGCTGATGACCCTGATGCGGGAAACCCAGAATGGCAGTGATTACCTGCAAGCTGATGAAACCCGGATTCAGGTGCTCAAAGAAGACGGCAAGAAAGCCCAATCGGATAAATGGATGTGGGTGACCCGGGGCGGCCCGCCCGGAAAGCCCTCGGTTCTGTTCGAGTACGATCCCTCTCGCGGTGGCCAGGTACCGGTGCGCCTGCTGGATGACTTCCAGGGCATCCTGCAAGCCGATGGCTACTCCGGCTATGGACAGGTATGCCGCGAGAACAAGCTGACCCGCATCGGTTGTTGGGATCATGCCCGGCGCAAGTTCGTGGACGCGTCCCGGGCAGCGCCAGCCATGGGCAAAAAAGGCCCGCCCTCAAAAGCCGACGTGGCCCTGAGCCACATCCGGAAACTGTACGCCGTCGAGAAAGCCGCGAACGAACT from the Marinobacter sp. LQ44 genome contains:
- the tnpA gene encoding IS66 family insertion sequence element accessory protein TnpA, which translates into the protein MTHAERKRLWQQHIEDWQASGLSGMAYCQQQSLTYCRFVYWRKKLAEPETVIAERPAGLSGFAKVAALPGPKSSEGLTVSLPGGVSITGLHAGNVELLGAVLRQL
- the tnpB gene encoding IS66 family insertion sequence element accessory protein TnpB (TnpB, as the term is used for proteins encoded by IS66 family insertion elements, is considered an accessory protein, since TnpC, encoded by a neighboring gene, is a DDE family transposase.), with amino-acid sequence MRHRYLRPSWDLPEIYLYRQPIDFRKQANGLALIVEQELGHNPFSGALFAFTNRQRNKIKCLMWEDNGFVLYYKSLAEEKFKWPGPEDELMSLNGEQINWLLDGYDITLLKGHKTLYYESVG
- the tnpC gene encoding IS66 family transposase, whose amino-acid sequence is MKTTPDNTSKTPDFSGLSTAEMLAVISDMQEQLAAKEAELQQRDQAAKARESYIAILEELLRYKKIQQFAASSEKQPSQITLFDEAELEVGIDELRDELPEDVEEAEAPPRSRKRRQRGFSDTLLRERIELTLSDEEKAGASKTFFTKVKEELEYIPAQLKVLEYWQEKAVFEQGGQEHIVAAPRSAHPLGKCIATPSLLAYLITSKYADGLPLYRQEQMLKRLGHEVSRTSMAHWIIRLNDVFKPLMTLMRETQNGSDYLQADETRIQVLKEDGKKAQSDKWMWVTRGGPPGKPSVLFEYDPSRGGQVPVRLLDDFQGILQADGYSGYGQVCRENKLTRIGCWDHARRKFVDASRAAPAMGKKGPPSKADVALSHIRKLYAVEKAANELSDAERYRVRQEKSLPLLNTFKAWLEKNASKVLKGSLTRKAMDYTLSQWGTLTGYCERGDLQISNVLAENAIRPFAVGRKAWLFADTTQGANASATCYSLIETAKANNLEPSAYIHHVLKHIAEADTLEKLETLLPWNAELPASKKVAQYD